A genome region from Purpureocillium takamizusanense chromosome 8, complete sequence includes the following:
- a CDS encoding uncharacterized protein (COG:S~EggNog:ENOG503NYUK) yields MPNPRDYTVGWICAITTEFVAAQAFLEEEHGRPDNLPQNDNNSYVLGKIGGHNVVIAVLPKSEYGTTAAATVASDMVHSFPNVRVGLMVGIGGGAPSPKHDIRLGDIVVGSRSGEKGGVFQYDYGKTIQNQDFVTTGHLNQAPPSILTAVSALDATYDRTGHQLYAKVDAALENIKQRKKYDRPDCTSDRLYQSTYLHQQNSSETCNDVCGNDPGHLVARPERGDDEGSPVIHYGLIASANTLMKDATVRDKLAVDKDVLCFEMEAAGLMNHFPCLVVRGICDYSDSHKNKEWQGYAAMTAAAYAKDLLCHILPHRVEAEKRIGDIILSGLQGGNHSQVVQVGANSGTIRDIMINNVVADDSCLKDLRLTDPRYDKERIKDTKGGLLGGSYKWILDHPDFRRWRNDDQSRLLWIKGDPGKGKTMLLMGIVEELERLPVQTKQTELSTSRPAALSYFFLQGTDLNLHSATAVLRGLIFLLAVQNQHLSTHLREKYEHSGPKLFSDGNAFFALSDVLRGMLQDSSLARTYVVIDALDECETGLQQLLKLIVQNASASRVKWIVSSRNRPDIEQQLKLDGSQTRLELELKANAEHVSLAVGSYIDERVSRLVSLQDDDELRHKVAEVLRRKADGTFLWVALVIQELQKVASWDVLDVLREMPSGLEELYGRMIKQIQQLKRRDPEFCRLVLSAATLAYRPLHMLELAALAGLPGAGCPLTKLPYLIA; encoded by the exons ATGCCCAACCCCCGAGATTACACCGTTGGCTGGATTTGCGCCATCACCACGGAGTTCGTCGCTGCTCAAGCCTTTCTCGAAGAAGAACACGGACGACCCGACAATTTACCCCAAAATGACAACAACAGCTACGTGCTTGGAAAGATTGGGGGTCACAATGTCGTGATTGCTGTCCTGCCAAAGTCGGAGTACGGCACGACCGCAGCGGCCACCGTTGCAAGCGACATGGTGCACAGTTTCCCTAACGTGCGTGTCGGTCTCATGGTTGGCATTGGTGGCGGAGCCCCCAGCCCCAAGCACGACATACGTCTCGGCGACATCGTGGTTGGGAGCCGTTCCGGCGAGAAAGGCGGAGTCTTTCAGTACGACTACGGCAAAACAATCCAGAATCAGGACTTTGTGACAACGGGTCACTTGAACCAAGCGCCACCATCGATTTTGACAGCGGTGAGCGCGCTGGATGCTACCTATGACAGAACCGGTCATCAACTGTACGCCAAAGTCGATGCAGCCTTAGAGAACATTAAACAGCGAAAGAAATACGATCGACCGGACTGCACCAGCGACAGGCTATATCAGTCTACGTACCTCCACCAGCAGAACTCATCTGAAACGTGCAATGACGTGTGCGGCAATGATCCGGGACATTTGGTAGCCCGACCTGAGCgtggcgacgatgaaggTAGCCCGGTAATTCACTACGGGCTGATCGCCTCTGCAAATACTTTGATGAAGGACGCAACTGTTCGGGACAAGTTAGCAGTCGACAAGGACGTCTTATGTTTCGAGATGGAAGCGGCAGGACTGATGAATCACTTTCCGTGCCTGGTTGTCCGCGGTATATGCGACTACTCGGACTCGCATAAGAACAAGGAGTGGCAAGGATATGCGGCAATGACGGCAGCTGCGTACGCGAAAGACCTTCTCTGCCATATTCTTCCACATAGAGTTgaggcggagaagaggaTCGGCGACATCATCTTGTCTG GGCTTCAAGGGGGCAATCACAGTCAGGTTGTTCAAGTAGGAGCCAACAGCGGGACCATTAGGGACATCATGATCAACAACGTCGTGGCGGACGACAGTTGTTTGAAGGATCTACGATTGACCGATCCCCGCTATGACAAAGAGCGAATCAAAGACACCAAGGGCGGCCTGCTAGGGGGCTCGTACAAATGGATCCTCGACCACCCCGACTTCCGACGGTGGCGAAACGACGACCAGAGCCGGCTGCTCTGGATCAAAGGCGACCCGGGCAAAGGAAAGACCATGCTTCTGATGGGCATTGTTGAGGAATTGGAGCGACTGCCGGTCCAGACTAAGCAGACAGAACTATCGACTTCACGACCAGCCGCCCTCTCGTATTTCTTCTTGCAAGGCACGGACTTGAACCTTCACAGCGCGACTGCGGTGCTAAGAGGGCTgatcttcctcctcgccgtccaaAACCAACATCTCTCCACGCATCTGCGAGAGAAATACGAACACTCAGGCCCTAAGCTTTTTAGCGATGGCAACGCGTTCTTTGCCCTGTCCGACGTCCTCAGAGGTATGCTGCAAGACTCCAGCCTAGCGAGGACGtacgtcgtcatcgacgcaCTCGACGAGTGTGAGActggcctgcagcagctttTGAAGCTTATCGTTCAGAATGCGTCTGCTTCTCGCGTCAAGTGGATTGTCTCCAGCCGCAACAGGCCCGACATTGAGCAACAGCTGAAGCTCGACGGCTCGCAAACAAGACTGGAACTCGAGTTAAAAGCTAACGCGGAGCACGTATCGCTTGCCGTCGGTTCGTATATAGACGAGAGGGTGTCCCGGCTCGTGTCACTGCAAGATGATGACGAACTTCGACATAAAGTAGCAGAGGTACTGCGGCGGAAGGCCGACGGCACATTTCTCTGGGTGGCCCTCGTCATTCAGGAGCTTCAGAAGGTCGCAAGCTGGGACGTGCTAGACGTGCTCAGGGAGATGCCGTCGGGCTTGGAAGAGCTATACGGACGAATGATAAAGCAGATTCAGCAGCTGAAAAGGAGAGACCCAGAATTCTGTCGGCTCGTGCTTTCGGCGGCTACTCTTGCGTATCGTCCACTTCACATGCTTGAACTGGCCGCGTTGGCTGGATTGCCGGGGGCAGGGTGTCCATTAACTAAGTTACCTTACTTAATTGCTTGA
- a CDS encoding uncharacterized protein (EggNog:ENOG503P6PH) produces MGGIVVVLRQPRDDHPFHEGIDAVIDDCARLRALDDVFRNDSRGSIDIRKHVSIIDLLPFTGTGAGEQDGP; encoded by the coding sequence ATGGGTGGCATCGTCGTGGTCCTTCGGCAGCCCCGTGACGACCATCCCTTCCACGAGGGTATCGACGCAGTAATCGACGACTGCGCCAGGCTCCGGGCTCTCGATGACGTTTTCCGCAATGATTCCCGCGGGTCGATTGACATCCGCAAGCACGTCTCGATCATCGACCTTCTACCCTTCACCGGTACTGGCGCGGGAGAGCAAGATGGGCCATGA